From the genome of Bacillus carboniphilus:
AACACTTGGTAGCCATTCTTTTTATAAAAATCCAGAGCTTGAAAACTCAAAGTATCTACTTTAACGAAATCACATTTCTTCTCAATCGCTATTTTCTCTAACTCTAACAATAATTTCGTCCCATACCCTGACCTTCTGATATCTTCGTCTATCATAAAAGTGTGTATTTCTAACCAATTCCAACATACCTCACTAAGAATGCCCCCGCGGATATTGCCATCATCATCCTTAAGAAAAAGGCAGATTTCTTCATACCTTCCTCCTAAGTCTTTGGGAAAGTGCTTTAAATTAAATTTATAAAGTTCAGCGTTAATATGTTGCTTATGCTGGCTATTTAATTCATTCGTAATATGAAGTTTCATTTATATTTTCTCCTAATCTATAATTTTACCTTTTACTATTACAATCCCAATTCTACCTACAACTTATTCAACAAAAATGGCGCCAATCCTCTAACGATCAACGCCTTAGTGTAAAATAGACTAACTTAACGGTTTCTCATAACAATTACACTCGTGAACACGTCTAAATTTATTCTTTATCAGGTCCCTATCTTCACCCACATAATGGGCAAATGCTTGAATGGGGTACAGTTTTGGAAAATCACTCTTTAGCACCCCCTGCAATTCCTCTCCACCATCTATGTATACGTGCAAATATGATTATACTTTTTTAAACTCATTTGTCTCATACCATTTATTCACCCATTCATCATCCCTTGTCCAGGCTTCAAGACGGTTTAACCCAATATCTTTTGATATCCTTTCTGCTTCTACTAGCAGTTTTCTTGCTATCCCACTTCTACGATAATCAGGGTGAACTGCAATGTGCCAGATCATTCCTCCTAATCCTTTTCCTCTTGAACAAACCGTACCTTCCACAATTTCATATTCAATATCTAATAATCCAATTGAGTGTTAAAGGGAAAAAATAATTATAATTAACTATTGTCTCTGTCCTTGAACTATAAACCATTATTATTTATAGCCACCATTAGCTTCAGGTAACATTTTATATTGATCCTTCTTTGAAACGATGTCGAAAATGTAGTCTCTTAACTCCATTAGTTCCTTGGCATCTTTTGTTGGCTTACAATAGACCTCTGAAACATGAAATATTATGGTTTCCCCATTCAATTTTATTTTCCAATGGTCATTCCCATGGGGGTCTTGCATACACCTTACTTTCTTTGGTTCCAATTGCTTTGGCTCTAACACATTTACCTTTTTCATTTTTTCATAGATATCTTGTAGTTCTTCTTTTGTTAAGGGGATATTTTCGGTTACAGTCCCATCCATTATTAAGTCTTTGGTAACAGTCTGATCAAACGTATTGATTTCATTCTTGCTCCCCACACCAAACTTCACTAAAAAGGCAAAGTCATCTGGCATTTCATTTGGCATATTGTTTTTAGTACAACCAGTGATAGTTATTATTAAAATGGCAACGAGTAGAAATAAAGCTCTGCTTTTTGACAAATTTCCCTCCCCCCTTTATTTACTTAGACGTATCTGTTTAAAATTGGTTCCTGTCCCTTTCACATTCTAAGAAAGCCACCTTTGGTTTTCTCTTTTTCAATTGCTATTTGTTTTTCTGCCTCTTTGCTTAAAGGTGGGTATTTTATTATGTTTCGGCGTAATTTTTTCTTTTTGAAGTCGCGATATAAGATTCCGCCAATTACCAAAGCTGCACCAATGAACCAAAGAACCTGTGAAAGCATAAAGCACCTCCGTTTTATAGTCCTAATAAAGACTACGAAGATGCTTCTAGATAGTTTCATTTAATTCTCCGAAAACTTGTTTGATATGTAACTTATAAATGACTATTTATCTTTTCCCGAATTATTTTTAACGCCTTTACTTGTATATGGTTTTGCACTTTTTCGCTTATTTGCACTTTTTTGCCATCGGTTCCAACCTTTCTTGCCTGTCCCTCTTCCGGTTCCGCCTTTCCCTTTCGCATTACTCATAGCACCAACTCCTGTCTGTGTATTTCAAGTCTATTGTTCTTATTGTAATCATTAGATCTAAGTAAAAACCCGTTCCATAACATTTTCCCTAATTTTGGACTGATTACTCTACTCTTTTTCTACTTCCCACTCATACGAAACGAAAGCTTATGAAAGGTGATAATGTAGCGAAACAGTTCTTCTCCCGCTTCCTTTTTCAAACCTGGAAGTAGAGTGAGATACATGGCATGGTAGGTTTCCGGTACCCATATATAATGATGGACATACTCTGTCAGTATGAAGCCACATGATTGCCAAAAATGGATCCGTCTTTTATTATCTGGAGTATCTTCAGACTCGGCCTCAATGATTATTTTCTGATAACCTTCATCAACCGCTTTCTCTCGGAGATTATCTACAAATTGTTTACCAAGCCCATGACCGCGTACTTCCTTAGAAACCGCCAAATAATCAATTATTAACACACGCTCAGAAACAAGCTTCCCTATAAGGGCCATAACAACAGCTTTCGAATCGATGTACCCTACATGCAGCTCGGCAATTCCTTGCGCAAACATATTTTTAATGATCTTAACTGACTTAGCACCCTTATCCCCAAACGCTTCTATATAAAGTGGGCTTGCATCCTGCCAAAGTGCATCGTTCCACTCACTTACGGAAATTATATTCATGAAGGATATCTCCTAACTAACTTGTTATCCTTATTTTACACAAAAGACTCGTTAGTTAAATAAACCTCCGACAGTTAGTACACTCGTTATTACAGCCGTTAATCCAATTGTAAGGATGATGGTAGTGATACTTCTTAGCATTCCGCTCCAACCTTGAATTCCCGCTAATCCTATTACTCCAAGAAATAAGTTAAGGATAGCCATATACAGAACCCAATCTAATGGGAACAATCCGGATAAGAACACTATAAGGCAAATGAACGAAAAAACAAATGACCAAATGTTCATGTGTTTAGTCAATTTAGGTTTCATTTTATCCTCCCTTTATCAATGAGGTATAGGTATTTCAATCATTTTCCAGTCAGGGTGTGCTGACTTTATACCGTCACTTTCTTCTGATCCAACTCCAACAGTTAGGCTAAATACGTCAGATGTAGGAATCGACTCTTTGTTTCGGACCAGTTCAATGACAACTGTTCCTCCCCCACCACCAGTTGGTGTCCAACGTTGATGTCCTCTCCCAATTTCTATCATCTTATTGTGTCCATGTCTGGTCTCTTCTGTTGTGGTCCAAACGGATACATAATCCTCTGGATTTTCCTCGTTTTCATCTTCAGGATAGCTACTTGTAAAACTAGAGATGTTCCAGTTTTTATGGATACTGAACATTACCCCTCCCCAATCCTCTGGGTCTATGTTTATCATTGCAACGATTTGTGCTCGCTCTACTGCGCTTTCTTCCCCACTAAGAAATATTGTACCTTTTACCGAAGTATTTAAATCCGTAGAATCTGAGTTCACCTGAAATTCCTTGGATATTATGATTTGATGATTGATAGACACTTGCTCTGATTTTTCCGTTTCCTTTTGGCAGCCAATAATTCCTACAGGAAGTAGAATTATAATAAATATTAAAAAGATCCTCACGGGTTATGAGCTCCTCTAACTAATGCAACTAGATACCAATCCCCATCTATTTCTTCATAAACAAATCGAATAGACTGCCAGAGCTCAAAATGGTTTTCTTCTGGTTCATGAAAATATTCTACATAAAAGGCATCAGGATAAACTTCATGAATCGTATTTGGTTGACTTCCCCCACTACCAATCTCGGAGTCATTAAATGCGATGCTGGCGTAGGTATATTCATAATCAATCATAGGATGTTTTTTGAGAAGATTATCAACAAACCCATTTGGAGTGTCATCAAAGGTCACTCCACTTTGGTCCCACGACCAACTATATTGAGTCTGATCCTGACCGAATTTTTCTATTTGAACTTTTTTAAAAAGTAAATCATCCGTATCACCTACATTTGAAAAAGGGGAATAAACAAGGCCTCGATCAACGTGGATATGTTGAGCAAAACCTTCCCAATCTTTATTCATTAGGCTACTGAAAAGGATCTCTGATTTTTCCAGTAATGTTTCTTGTACATTGACTCCCTTCTCATTAGAGCACCCTACTAAACCAAGTAACAGCAAAAACATCATCACTGATTTTTTCAAGATATCTCTCCCTAATATAAGTTTCCTTTACTTCCATTATTTCTTTGATAGGAAATAAACAACCATTGATCCAATCCCTGCGAGAGTCATCATAATGCCCCCAAAACGTGTGGAAAAAATGTACAAATTTGAAGGTTCACTATAAGTACTGGACTTCCAGCTCTCAGATATAACCCATATGATAGAGGGGTTCAGGATCATAATTAGACCAAATACGATTAAAAAAATTCCAAGCAATAAATCCTTCATTATATTGGCTCCTTGTAAAAGTTACTTATTTAAAGTACAGAGAAAAGGGTATGTAATAAATACAGGTTAGGATTATAAATAGAAAAACAATAAAACTGCATATGATTTCAATTTTTGTTGAATGTTCAAGTATGCCTACTATCCCATGAAATAAGCACAGGGCTGCAAAAAGGATTAAAGCGATGGTGAGCTCATCAAGTGGAGTTAGACTATTGAAGAAGAATGCACTCATTGCAAAAAAGAGTGTTCCTATTGATAAGATTTGATATATATTTTTAAAGACTTTTAGTTTCTTAGTACTAGGCAAATTCCCTCTACCTCCCCTTTCTAGAACGAAAAACCTTAACCATCCAGCCTACACCTAGGATTATAGATACTACACCACCAAAGCGTGTGGACCAAATGTAAAAAAGAGAAGGTTCGGCCGCTTCATTTGATTTCCATCCCTCTGTTATCAACCAAACAATATCCGGCCAGATAATCAGAAATAATCCGTTCAATATTAAAAATATACCTCCAGCCATTGAAGAACCCCCCTATATTCACTGTGATGCCCTATAATTTTCTAGTAAATTTAAATATGCTGATGGATCCAATCAATCACGTCCCGAATTACTTCATCTTTATTGACTTCGTTTAACAGTTCATGACGGGCATTTTCATATAGTTTGTAAGTTACGTTTTCCATGCCTGCTTTTTGAAAGGACTGATAGGACTCTATCACTCCTTTGCCATTCTTCCCCCCAACAGGGTCATTACTTCCCGAAATGAGATAAATGGGAAGTTCAGTTGGAACAGCATGTAAATGTTTCGGGTTATGCACGGTTTCTAATCCATTTAGAAAATCAAAAAAGAAGCCAGTTGAAAAGATGCCTCCACAGAGAGGATCTTCGATGTATTGGTCCACTTCTTTTTCATTTCTGGTGAGCCAGTCAAATTCCGTTCGATTGGGGCGGAAGGCTTTATTGAAATTGCCGAATGTCAGTTTGTTTAATAATGGGCTAGGAGATTGACTCCCTTTCTTTTTCTTTTCCCAGGAGGCTATCATTCTACCGATTTTCCCCATGAATCCAGGATCCCCACCGGTCCCGCTTAAAATCACACCAGCCAATTCATTACCGTAAAGTTGAATATATCGTCTTGATAAAAAGGATCCCATACTATGTCCAAACAAAATAATGGGAACACCGGGATATTCTTTTTCCATAATGGAGGTTAGTGTCTGCATATCTTCCACAGCTTTTTCAAAACCATCTTCGTCAGCAAAGTACCCATGACGATTGGATTTTCTAGCTGTCTCCCCATGACCACGGTGGTCGTTTCCATACACAAAGAAGCCCTGAGCAACTAATTCTTTTGCCAAGTGATTATAGCGCATGATATGTTCAGCCATCCCGTGCGCAATTTGCACCAACGCTTTTGGCCTTGGAAGATCTTCTTGAATCCACTTTCTGGCTACGACTTCCATGCCGTCATTTGATTGAAAGGATAAAACAGATGATTCTACCATGGTAAAACCTCCACTACCTCTAGTTTATTTTCAATTACATGTTTTATAGTTTAATTTAAACATAATTTTCCAGATGGAAGAAGGCAAAAATAAAAAAAGATCGCCGTTTTAGACGATCTTTTGCTCTTTACTTTATATTGAGTAGCGGTTTATTTATTCGCGGATTGCCGAATTATTCGCAGATAGCCAGATTTAAACCCGTGGAGAAACGAACTTAATCACATTTTAGTTTTACAAATTTACGTTTCCCAACTTGTATGATTAGACCATCAGATACCGAAACTTGTTGTCTAGTGTCCTCTACCTTATTCCCATCGATTTTGACCCCTCTATTGTCAATCATTCTTCTAGCTTCACTTTTGGAGCTGAACAGTTTTAAATCCACAAGTAAATCTATGACCGAAACCTCTGTTTCCCCATTCCACTCAACTACTGGAATTTCATCAGGTAAAGATCCTTGTTGAAAAACGGATACAAAATGCTGTTCAGCTTTTTCCGCTGCTTCTTCTCCGTGGTACATCCTTACAATCGTCTTACCCAATAACATTTTCGCATCTCTTGGATGTAATTCACCAGTTGCTAGCTTGCCCTTTAACGACTGAATATCTTCAGGAGTAAAATCCGTTACTAATTCAA
Proteins encoded in this window:
- a CDS encoding GNAT family N-acetyltransferase encodes the protein MKLHITNELNSQHKQHINAELYKFNLKHFPKDLGGRYEEICLFLKDDDGNIRGGILSEVCWNWLEIHTFMIDEDIRRSGYGTKLLLELEKIAIEKKCDFVKVDTLSFQALDFYKKNGYQVFGSIDNVGRDHKHYYLKKDLTR
- a CDS encoding DUF3934 family protein — protein: MSNAKGKGGTGRGTGKKGWNRWQKSANKRKSAKPYTSKGVKNNSGKDK
- a CDS encoding GNAT family N-acetyltransferase → MNIISVSEWNDALWQDASPLYIEAFGDKGAKSVKIIKNMFAQGIAELHVGYIDSKAVVMALIGKLVSERVLIIDYLAVSKEVRGHGLGKQFVDNLREKAVDEGYQKIIIEAESEDTPDNKRRIHFWQSCGFILTEYVHHYIWVPETYHAMYLTLLPGLKKEAGEELFRYIITFHKLSFRMSGK
- a CDS encoding DUF6199 family natural product biosynthesis protein, which gives rise to MKDLLLGIFLIVFGLIMILNPSIIWVISESWKSSTYSEPSNLYIFSTRFGGIMMTLAGIGSMVVYFLSKK
- a CDS encoding DUF6199 family natural product biosynthesis protein, which gives rise to MAGGIFLILNGLFLIIWPDIVWLITEGWKSNEAAEPSLFYIWSTRFGGVVSIILGVGWMVKVFRSRKGR
- a CDS encoding alpha/beta hydrolase, with protein sequence MVESSVLSFQSNDGMEVVARKWIQEDLPRPKALVQIAHGMAEHIMRYNHLAKELVAQGFFVYGNDHRGHGETARKSNRHGYFADEDGFEKAVEDMQTLTSIMEKEYPGVPIILFGHSMGSFLSRRYIQLYGNELAGVILSGTGGDPGFMGKIGRMIASWEKKKKGSQSPSPLLNKLTFGNFNKAFRPNRTEFDWLTRNEKEVDQYIEDPLCGGIFSTGFFFDFLNGLETVHNPKHLHAVPTELPIYLISGSNDPVGGKNGKGVIESYQSFQKAGMENVTYKLYENARHELLNEVNKDEVIRDVIDWIHQHI